A stretch of Balearica regulorum gibbericeps isolate bBalReg1 chromosome 28, bBalReg1.pri, whole genome shotgun sequence DNA encodes these proteins:
- the NR1I3 gene encoding nuclear receptor subfamily 1 group I member 3 isoform X1, whose translation MSVSSPSDPESSPLVLPGPQVPGGEDAEPGEKKVCAVCGDHATGYHFHVMTCEGCKGFFRVSQLPCPPRRSINKGVRFTCPFARSCPVTKAKRRQCQACRLQKCLDVGMRKDMIMSEEALRQRRALRGQRRLAREQPGGLTAEQQELISILIAAHQRTFDSSFSQFTHYRPAVRLYVPSPRSQSPPEPGVPALWPPSPQLDCLDEDVLPDVFSMLPHFADLSTFMIQQVINFAKEIPAFRTLPIDDQISLLKGATLEICQIQFNTVFNAETNAWECGQHCYTIQDGALAGFQQIYLEPLLKFHISLKKLQLHEAEYVLLQAMLLFSPDHAGITQRDFIDRFQEKVALTLKSYIDHRHPMPEGRFLYAKLLLLLTELQTLKVENTRQILHIQDLSSMTPLLSEIIS comes from the exons ATGTCCGTGTCGAGCCCCTCAGACCCGGAGAGCAGCCCCCTCGTGCTGCCAGGACCCCAGGTCCCCGGGGGGGAGGACGCGGAGCCCGGGGAGAAGAAGGTCTGTGCTGTGTGCGGGGACCACGCCACCGGGTACCACTTCCACGTCATGACCTGCGAGGGCTGCAAGGGCTTCTTCAG GGTCTCACAGCTCCCGTGTCCCCCCAGGCGCTCCATCAACAAGGGCGTCCGCTTCACCTGCCCCTTTGCCCGGAGCTGCCCCGTCACCAAGGCCAAGCGGCGGCAATGCCAGGCCTGCCGCCTCCAGAAGTGCCTCGACGTGGGCATGCGGAAGGACA TGATCATGTCGGAGGAGGCGCTGCGGCAGCGACGGGCACTGCGGGGGCAGCGGCGGTTGGCACGGGAGCAGCCAGGGGGGCTGACGGCGGAGCAGCAGGAGCTCATCAGCATCCTCATCGCGGCCCACCAGCGCACCTTCGACTCCAGCTTCTCCCAGTTCACGCACTACCGG CCCGCCGTGCGCCTCTACGTCCCCAGCCCGCGGTCGCAGAGCCCGCCAGAGCCGGGCGTCCCTGCCCTGTGGCCGCCATCCCCGCAGCTGGACTGCCTGGATGAGGATGTGCTGCCCGATGTCTTCTCCATGCTGCCCCACTTCGCCGACCTCAGCACCTTCATGATCCAGCAGGTCATCAACTTTGCCAAGGAGATCCCGGCTTTCag GACTTTGCCCATCGACGACCAGATCTCGCTGCTCAAAGGGGCCACCCTGGAGATCTGCCAGATCCAGTTCAACACCGTCTTCAATGCGGAGACCAACGCCTGGGAGTGCGGGCAGCACTGCTACACCATCCAGGATGGAGCCCTGG CTGGATTTCAGCAGATCTACCTGGAGCCGCTGCTCAAGTTCCACATCAGCctgaagaagctgcagctgcACGAGGCTGAGTACGTCCTGCTCCAGGCCATGCTGCTCTTCTCGCCAG acCACGCCGGCATCACCCAGCGGGACTTCATCGACCGCTTCCAGGAGAAGGTGGCCCTGACGCTCAAGAGCTACATCGACCACCGGCACCCCATGCCCGAGGGCAG GTTTCTCTACGCGaagctactgctgctgctgacggAGCTGCAGACGCTGAAGGTGGAGAACACGCGGCAGATCCTCCACATCCAGGACCTGTCCTCCATGACGCCACTGCTCTCCGAAATCATCAGCTAG
- the APOA2 gene encoding apolipoprotein A-II: MKVLVAALLLLCACCLQAALVRRGIPDDEATPLGTDDFFTQHFQSFSDFVTKDLPQKLQTEKLRSQAEAYLDRANKQLAPLAQELQSNFYNFFSSLVDMVKAEGQP; encoded by the exons aTGAAGGTGCTGGTGGccgccctgctgctgctctgcgcCTGCTGCCTCCAGGCCGCCCTTGTGAGGCGCGGCATCCCGGACGATGAGGCCACCCCGCTGGGCACCGACGACTTCTTCACCCAACACTTCCAGTCCTTCTCCGACTTCGTGACCAAGGACCTGCCCCAGAAGCTGCAGACGGAGAAGCTGCGCAGCCAGGCCGA GGCCTACCTGGACCGGGCCAACAAGCAGCTGGCCCCGCTggcccaggagctgcagagcaacttctacaactttttttcctccctggtgGACATGGTCAAGGCCGAGGGGCAGCCCTGA
- the MPZ gene encoding myelin protein P0 encodes MSQGAGDSGSLLLLAGLLSVLGPSPTSSIHVYTQREVYGTVGSHVTLSCSFWSSEWISEDISITWHFQAEGSRDSISIFHYAKGQPYIDDVGSFKERMEWVGNPHRKDGSIVIHNLDYTDNGTFTCDVKNPPDIVGKSSQVTLYVLEKVPTRYGVVLGSIIGGALLLVAVVVALVYLIRYCWLRRQAALQRRLSAMEKGKLQRSAKDASKRSRQAPVLYAMLDHSRSTKAVSEKKAKGAPGDSRKDKK; translated from the exons ATGTCGCAGGGTGCCGGGGACAGCggcagcctcctcctcctcgccggGCTCCTCTCGGTGTTGG GGCCGTCCCCGACGTCGTCCATCCACGTGTACACGCAGCGGGAGGTGTACGGCACCGTCGGCTCCCACGTCACCCTCTCCTGCAGCTTCTGGTCGAGCGAGTGGATCTCCGAGGACATCTCCATCACCTGGCACTTCCAAGCCGAGGGCTCCCGTGACAGCATCTCC ATATTCCACTATGCCAAGGGCCAGCCCTACATCGATGACGTGGGCAGCTTCAAGGAGCGGATGGAGTGGGTGGGCAACCCCCACCGCAAGGACGGCTCCATTGTCATCCACAACCTGGACTACACCGACAATGGCACCTTCACCTGTGACGTCAAGAACCCCCCTGACATCGTGGGCAAATCCTCCCAGGTCACGCTCTATGTCTTAGAGAAAG TGCCCACCCGCTACGGTGTCGTGCTGGGCTCCATCATTGGCggggctctgctgctggtggccgTGGTGGTGGCCCTCGTCTATCTCATCCGCTACTGCTGGCTGCGGCggcaggcagccctgcagcgACGGCTGAG TGCCATGGAGAAGGGGAAGCTGCAGCGATCAGCCAAGGATGCGTCTAAGCGCAGCCGGCAG GCGCCTGTGCTTTACGCCATGCTGGACCACAGCCGCAGCACCAAGGCGGTGAGTGAGAAGAAAGCCAAGGGAGCCCCGGGAGACTCCCGCAAGGATAAGAAATAG
- the TOMM40L gene encoding mitochondrial import receptor subunit TOM40B: MGNVLGPAAPRAPRRGEPLGSPGSFDELHRQCKDVFPQQMEGVKLIVTKSLSSHFQVTHTVHMSSLGPSSYHFNATFVGDRQLGPTEAFPTLVGDMDNSGSLNAQVMHLVAERIRTKAVFQTHQAKFVTWQFDGEYRGDDCTATLTLGNPDLLGESVILVAHFLQSVTSRLVLGGEMVYHRRPGEEGAILTLAGKYTALKWVATLNVGYGGAHASYYHRANEQVQVGVELEANTRLQDTTFAFGYQLNLPQANMVFRGLLDSNWSVGGVLEKKLPPLPVTLALGAFLNHWKNRFHCGFSVIVG; the protein is encoded by the exons atGGGCAACGTGCTGGGTCCCGCCGCGCCCCGGGCCCCGCGCCGGGGGGAGCCGCTCGGCAGCCCCGGCAGCTTCGATGAGCTGCACCGGCAGTGCAAAg ATGTTTTCCCGCAGCAGATGGAGGGGGTGAAGCTGATCGTCACCAAGAGCCTGAGCAGCCACTTCCAG GTGACACACACAGTTCACATGAGCAGCCTCGGCCCCTCCAGCTACCACTTCAACGCCACCTTCGTGGGGGACCGGCAGCTCGGCCCCACTGAG GCCTTCCCCACGCTGGTCGGGGACATGGACAACAGCGGCAGCCTCAACGCCCAAGTGATGCACCTCGTGGCCGAGCGGATCCGCACCAAAGCTGTCTTCCAG ACGCACCAGGCCAAGTTCGTGACGTGGCAGTTTGATGGCGAATACCGGGGGGACGACTGCACCGCCACCCTCACGCTGGGCAACCCCGACCTCCTTGGCGAGTCCG TGATCCTGGTGGCCCATTTCCTCCAGAGCGTCACCTCCCGCCTGGTCCTGGGCGGGGAGATGGTTTACCACCGGCggccaggggaggagggagccaTCCTCACGCTGGCAGGCAAATACACGG CTCTGAAGTGGGTGGCAACACTGAACGTGGGGTATGGCGGCGCCCATGCCAGCTACTACCACCGAGCTAACGAGCAG GTGCAGGTCGGGGTGGAGCTGGAGGCCAACACGCGGCTGCAGGACACCACCTTTGCCTTCGGCTACCAGCTCAACCTGCCGCAGGCCAACATGGTCTTCAGAG GGCTCCTGGACAGTAACTGGAGTGTTGGGGGGGTGCTGGAGAAGAAGCTGCCCCCCCTGCCCGTCACCCTGGCTCTGGGCGCCTTCCTCAACCACTGGAAGAACCGTTTCCACTGCGGCTTCAGCGTCATCGTGGGCTGA
- the PCP4L1 gene encoding Purkinje cell protein 4-like protein 1 yields MLHRGGKPRWLGRSPRSPRESPSAAEAPGEQEEAKAGDPKKVEEEEEQIDIDLNAPETEKAALAIQGKFRRFQKRKKESGP; encoded by the exons atgCTGCACCGCGGGGGGAAACCGCGGTGGCTGGGACGGTCCCCG CGCAGCCCCCGTGAGTCCCCCTCCGCGGCGGAGGCCCCCGGTgagcaggaggaag CCAAAGCTGGTGACCCCaagaaggtggaggaggaggaggagcagatcGACATCGACCTGAACGCGCCTGAGACGGAGAAAGCCGCGCTCGCCATCCAGGGCAAATTCCGCCGCTTCCAGAAGCGGAAGAAGGAGTCGGGGCCCTGA
- the UFC1 gene encoding ubiquitin-fold modifier-conjugating enzyme 1, with protein sequence MAEEAARRAVAELPLLRTAAGPRDREGWAPRLKEEYRALIQYVENNKRADNDWFRLESNAEGTRWFGKCWYVHELLKYEFAIEFDIPVTYPSTAPEIAIPELDGKTAKMYRGGKICLSDHFKPLWARNVPKFGLAHLMALGLGPWLAVEIPDLVAKGIIQHKEK encoded by the exons ATGGCGGAggaggcggcgcggcgggcggtggcggagctgccgctgctgcggacggcggcggggccgcgggaTCGGGAGGGCTGGGCGCCGCGGCTGAAGGAGGAGTACCGCGCCCTTATCCAG tACGTGGAGAACAACAAACGCGCCGATAACGACTGGTTCCGCCTGGAGTCCAACGCCGAGGGCACCCG GTGGTTCGGGAAGTGCTGGTACGTCCACGAGCTGCTCAAGTACGAGTTCGCCATCGAGTTTGAC ATCCCGGTGACCTACCCCTCCACCGCCCCCGAGATCGCCATCCCCGAGCTGGATGGGAAGACGGCCAAGATGTAcag GGGGGGCAAGATCTGCCTCAGCGACCACTTCAAGCCCCTCTGGGCCAGGAACGTTCCCAAATTCGGCTTGGCCCATCTGATGGCGCTGGGG ctggGTCCCTGGCTGGCCGTGGAGATCCCCGACCTCGTCGCCAAAGGTATCATCCAGCACAAGGAGAAGTga
- the NR1I3 gene encoding nuclear receptor subfamily 1 group I member 3 isoform X3, with amino-acid sequence MTCEGCKGFFRVSQLPCPPRRSINKGVRFTCPFARSCPVTKAKRRQCQACRLQKCLDVGMRKDMIMSEEALRQRRALRGQRRLAREQPGGLTAEQQELISILIAAHQRTFDSSFSQFTHYRPAVRLYVPSPRSQSPPEPGVPALWPPSPQLDCLDEDVLPDVFSMLPHFADLSTFMIQQVINFAKEIPAFRTLPIDDQISLLKGATLEICQIQFNTVFNAETNAWECGQHCYTIQDGALAGFQQIYLEPLLKFHISLKKLQLHEAEYVLLQAMLLFSPDHAGITQRDFIDRFQEKVALTLKSYIDHRHPMPEGRFLYAKLLLLLTELQTLKVENTRQILHIQDLSSMTPLLSEIIS; translated from the exons ATGACCTGCGAGGGCTGCAAGGGCTTCTTCAG GGTCTCACAGCTCCCGTGTCCCCCCAGGCGCTCCATCAACAAGGGCGTCCGCTTCACCTGCCCCTTTGCCCGGAGCTGCCCCGTCACCAAGGCCAAGCGGCGGCAATGCCAGGCCTGCCGCCTCCAGAAGTGCCTCGACGTGGGCATGCGGAAGGACA TGATCATGTCGGAGGAGGCGCTGCGGCAGCGACGGGCACTGCGGGGGCAGCGGCGGTTGGCACGGGAGCAGCCAGGGGGGCTGACGGCGGAGCAGCAGGAGCTCATCAGCATCCTCATCGCGGCCCACCAGCGCACCTTCGACTCCAGCTTCTCCCAGTTCACGCACTACCGG CCCGCCGTGCGCCTCTACGTCCCCAGCCCGCGGTCGCAGAGCCCGCCAGAGCCGGGCGTCCCTGCCCTGTGGCCGCCATCCCCGCAGCTGGACTGCCTGGATGAGGATGTGCTGCCCGATGTCTTCTCCATGCTGCCCCACTTCGCCGACCTCAGCACCTTCATGATCCAGCAGGTCATCAACTTTGCCAAGGAGATCCCGGCTTTCag GACTTTGCCCATCGACGACCAGATCTCGCTGCTCAAAGGGGCCACCCTGGAGATCTGCCAGATCCAGTTCAACACCGTCTTCAATGCGGAGACCAACGCCTGGGAGTGCGGGCAGCACTGCTACACCATCCAGGATGGAGCCCTGG CTGGATTTCAGCAGATCTACCTGGAGCCGCTGCTCAAGTTCCACATCAGCctgaagaagctgcagctgcACGAGGCTGAGTACGTCCTGCTCCAGGCCATGCTGCTCTTCTCGCCAG acCACGCCGGCATCACCCAGCGGGACTTCATCGACCGCTTCCAGGAGAAGGTGGCCCTGACGCTCAAGAGCTACATCGACCACCGGCACCCCATGCCCGAGGGCAG GTTTCTCTACGCGaagctactgctgctgctgacggAGCTGCAGACGCTGAAGGTGGAGAACACGCGGCAGATCCTCCACATCCAGGACCTGTCCTCCATGACGCCACTGCTCTCCGAAATCATCAGCTAG
- the NR1I3 gene encoding nuclear receptor subfamily 1 group I member 3 isoform X2 gives MSVSSPSDPESSPLVLPGPQVPGGEDAEPGEKKVCAVCGDHATGYHFHVMTCEGCKGFFRRSINKGVRFTCPFARSCPVTKAKRRQCQACRLQKCLDVGMRKDMIMSEEALRQRRALRGQRRLAREQPGGLTAEQQELISILIAAHQRTFDSSFSQFTHYRPAVRLYVPSPRSQSPPEPGVPALWPPSPQLDCLDEDVLPDVFSMLPHFADLSTFMIQQVINFAKEIPAFRTLPIDDQISLLKGATLEICQIQFNTVFNAETNAWECGQHCYTIQDGALAGFQQIYLEPLLKFHISLKKLQLHEAEYVLLQAMLLFSPDHAGITQRDFIDRFQEKVALTLKSYIDHRHPMPEGRFLYAKLLLLLTELQTLKVENTRQILHIQDLSSMTPLLSEIIS, from the exons ATGTCCGTGTCGAGCCCCTCAGACCCGGAGAGCAGCCCCCTCGTGCTGCCAGGACCCCAGGTCCCCGGGGGGGAGGACGCGGAGCCCGGGGAGAAGAAGGTCTGTGCTGTGTGCGGGGACCACGCCACCGGGTACCACTTCCACGTCATGACCTGCGAGGGCTGCAAGGGCTTCTTCAG GCGCTCCATCAACAAGGGCGTCCGCTTCACCTGCCCCTTTGCCCGGAGCTGCCCCGTCACCAAGGCCAAGCGGCGGCAATGCCAGGCCTGCCGCCTCCAGAAGTGCCTCGACGTGGGCATGCGGAAGGACA TGATCATGTCGGAGGAGGCGCTGCGGCAGCGACGGGCACTGCGGGGGCAGCGGCGGTTGGCACGGGAGCAGCCAGGGGGGCTGACGGCGGAGCAGCAGGAGCTCATCAGCATCCTCATCGCGGCCCACCAGCGCACCTTCGACTCCAGCTTCTCCCAGTTCACGCACTACCGG CCCGCCGTGCGCCTCTACGTCCCCAGCCCGCGGTCGCAGAGCCCGCCAGAGCCGGGCGTCCCTGCCCTGTGGCCGCCATCCCCGCAGCTGGACTGCCTGGATGAGGATGTGCTGCCCGATGTCTTCTCCATGCTGCCCCACTTCGCCGACCTCAGCACCTTCATGATCCAGCAGGTCATCAACTTTGCCAAGGAGATCCCGGCTTTCag GACTTTGCCCATCGACGACCAGATCTCGCTGCTCAAAGGGGCCACCCTGGAGATCTGCCAGATCCAGTTCAACACCGTCTTCAATGCGGAGACCAACGCCTGGGAGTGCGGGCAGCACTGCTACACCATCCAGGATGGAGCCCTGG CTGGATTTCAGCAGATCTACCTGGAGCCGCTGCTCAAGTTCCACATCAGCctgaagaagctgcagctgcACGAGGCTGAGTACGTCCTGCTCCAGGCCATGCTGCTCTTCTCGCCAG acCACGCCGGCATCACCCAGCGGGACTTCATCGACCGCTTCCAGGAGAAGGTGGCCCTGACGCTCAAGAGCTACATCGACCACCGGCACCCCATGCCCGAGGGCAG GTTTCTCTACGCGaagctactgctgctgctgacggAGCTGCAGACGCTGAAGGTGGAGAACACGCGGCAGATCCTCCACATCCAGGACCTGTCCTCCATGACGCCACTGCTCTCCGAAATCATCAGCTAG